One region of Vidua macroura isolate BioBank_ID:100142 chromosome 21, ASM2450914v1, whole genome shotgun sequence genomic DNA includes:
- the OLFM1 gene encoding noelin isoform X1 produces the protein MSVPLLKIGVVLSTMAMITNWMSQTLPSLVGLNTTKLTAATGGTLDRSTGVLPTNPEESWQVYSSAQDSEGRCICTVVAPQQTMCSRDARTKQLRQLLEKVQNMSQSIEVLDRRTQRDLQYVEKMENQMRGLESKFKQVEESHKQHLARQFKAIKAKMEELRPLIPVLEEYKADAKLVLQFKEEVQNLTSVLNELQEEIGAYDYEELQNRVSNLEERLRACMQKLACGKLTGISDPITIKTSGSRFGSWMTDPLAPEGENKVWYMDSYHNNRFVREYKSMADFMNTDNFTSHRLPHPWSGTGQVVYNGSIYFNKYQSHIIIRFDLKTETILKTRSLDYAGYNNMYHYAWGGHSDIDLMVDENGLWAVYATNQNAGNIVISKLDPNTLQSLQTWNTSYPKRSAGEAFIICGTLYVTNGYSGGTKVHYAYQTNASTYEYIDIPFQNKYSHISMLDYNPKDRALYAWNNGHQILYNVTLFHVIRSDEL, from the exons ATGTCTGTGCCTTTACTCAAGATTGGAGTCGTCCTCAGCACCATGGCCATGATCACCAACTGGATGTCGCAGACGCTGCCCTCCCTCGTGGGGCTCAACACCACCAAACTCACGGCGGCCACGGGCGGCACCTTGGACCGCAGCACGGGA GTGTTGCCTACCAACCCAGAGGAAAGCTGGCAGGTCTACAGCTCTGCCCAGGACAGCGAGGGACGTTGTATATGCACAGTGGTGGCACCTCAGCAGACAATGTGCTCGCGTGATGCCAGGACAAAGCAGCTGAGACAACTCCTAGAAAAG GTGCAAAACATGTCCCAGTCGATAGAGGTGTTGGACAGGAGGACTCAGAGAGACCTACAGTACGTGGAGAAGATGGAAAACCAGATGAGGGGACTGGAATCCAAATTTAAGCAAGTGGAAGAAAGCCACAAGCAGCACCTGGCAAGGCAGTTTAAG GCAATAAAAGCGAAAATGGAGGAACTTAGGCCTTTGATACCAGTGTTGGAAGAGTACAAAGCCGATGCCAAATTGGTATTGCAGTTTAAAGAGGAGGTCCAGAATCTGACGTCAGTTCTAAACGAACTCCAGGAGGAGATTGGCGCCTATGACTACGAAGAGCTTCAGAACAGAGTGTCAAATCTTGAAGAAAGGCTTCGTGCATGCATGCAAAAATTAG cctgtggGAAGCTGACGGGAATAAGTGACCCGATCACAATTAAAACCTCGGGGTCCCGCTTTGGATCGTGGATGACGGATCCTCTGGCTCCCGAGGGAGAAAACAAG GTTTGGTACATGGACAGCTACCACAACAACCGCTTCGTCCGCGAGTACAAATCCATGGCGGATTTCATGAACACCGACAACTTCACCTCCCACCGCCTGCCGCACCCGTGGTCGGGCACGGGCCAGGTGGTCTACAACGGCTCCATCTACTTCAACAAATACCAAAGCCACATCATCATCAGGTTCGACTTGAAGACGGAGACCATCCTCAAGACGCGCAGCCTGGACTACGCCGGCTACAACAACATGTACCACTACGCCTGGGGCGGCCACTCGGACATCGACCTCATGGTGGACGAGAACGGGCTCTGGGCCGTCTACGCCACCAACCAGAACGCCGGCAACATCGTCATCAGCAAGTTGGACCCCAAcaccctgcagagcctgcagaCCTGGAACACCAGCTACCCGAAACGCAGCGCCGGCGAGGCCTTCATCATCTGCGGCACCCTCTACGTCACCAACGGCTACTCGGGCGGCACCAAGGTGCACTACGCCTACCAGACCAACGCCTCCACCTACGAGTACATCGACATCCCCTTCCAGAACAAGTATTCCCACATCTCCATGTTGGACTACAACCCCAAGGATCGGGCTCTCTACGCCTGGAACAACGGGCACCAAATCCTATACAACGTCACCCTCTTCCACGTCATCCGCTCCGACGAGTTGTAG
- the OLFM1 gene encoding noelin isoform X2: MQPASKLLTLCFLILMGTELTQVLPTNPEESWQVYSSAQDSEGRCICTVVAPQQTMCSRDARTKQLRQLLEKVQNMSQSIEVLDRRTQRDLQYVEKMENQMRGLESKFKQVEESHKQHLARQFKAIKAKMEELRPLIPVLEEYKADAKLVLQFKEEVQNLTSVLNELQEEIGAYDYEELQNRVSNLEERLRACMQKLACGKLTGISDPITIKTSGSRFGSWMTDPLAPEGENKVWYMDSYHNNRFVREYKSMADFMNTDNFTSHRLPHPWSGTGQVVYNGSIYFNKYQSHIIIRFDLKTETILKTRSLDYAGYNNMYHYAWGGHSDIDLMVDENGLWAVYATNQNAGNIVISKLDPNTLQSLQTWNTSYPKRSAGEAFIICGTLYVTNGYSGGTKVHYAYQTNASTYEYIDIPFQNKYSHISMLDYNPKDRALYAWNNGHQILYNVTLFHVIRSDEL; this comes from the exons GTGTTGCCTACCAACCCAGAGGAAAGCTGGCAGGTCTACAGCTCTGCCCAGGACAGCGAGGGACGTTGTATATGCACAGTGGTGGCACCTCAGCAGACAATGTGCTCGCGTGATGCCAGGACAAAGCAGCTGAGACAACTCCTAGAAAAG GTGCAAAACATGTCCCAGTCGATAGAGGTGTTGGACAGGAGGACTCAGAGAGACCTACAGTACGTGGAGAAGATGGAAAACCAGATGAGGGGACTGGAATCCAAATTTAAGCAAGTGGAAGAAAGCCACAAGCAGCACCTGGCAAGGCAGTTTAAG GCAATAAAAGCGAAAATGGAGGAACTTAGGCCTTTGATACCAGTGTTGGAAGAGTACAAAGCCGATGCCAAATTGGTATTGCAGTTTAAAGAGGAGGTCCAGAATCTGACGTCAGTTCTAAACGAACTCCAGGAGGAGATTGGCGCCTATGACTACGAAGAGCTTCAGAACAGAGTGTCAAATCTTGAAGAAAGGCTTCGTGCATGCATGCAAAAATTAG cctgtggGAAGCTGACGGGAATAAGTGACCCGATCACAATTAAAACCTCGGGGTCCCGCTTTGGATCGTGGATGACGGATCCTCTGGCTCCCGAGGGAGAAAACAAG GTTTGGTACATGGACAGCTACCACAACAACCGCTTCGTCCGCGAGTACAAATCCATGGCGGATTTCATGAACACCGACAACTTCACCTCCCACCGCCTGCCGCACCCGTGGTCGGGCACGGGCCAGGTGGTCTACAACGGCTCCATCTACTTCAACAAATACCAAAGCCACATCATCATCAGGTTCGACTTGAAGACGGAGACCATCCTCAAGACGCGCAGCCTGGACTACGCCGGCTACAACAACATGTACCACTACGCCTGGGGCGGCCACTCGGACATCGACCTCATGGTGGACGAGAACGGGCTCTGGGCCGTCTACGCCACCAACCAGAACGCCGGCAACATCGTCATCAGCAAGTTGGACCCCAAcaccctgcagagcctgcagaCCTGGAACACCAGCTACCCGAAACGCAGCGCCGGCGAGGCCTTCATCATCTGCGGCACCCTCTACGTCACCAACGGCTACTCGGGCGGCACCAAGGTGCACTACGCCTACCAGACCAACGCCTCCACCTACGAGTACATCGACATCCCCTTCCAGAACAAGTATTCCCACATCTCCATGTTGGACTACAACCCCAAGGATCGGGCTCTCTACGCCTGGAACAACGGGCACCAAATCCTATACAACGTCACCCTCTTCCACGTCATCCGCTCCGACGAGTTGTAG
- the OLFM1 gene encoding noelin isoform X3, producing MPSLPLGLLWQMLAEQAGLDNGVLLAGTEVCAHEEMEMRTWAEAFPASQVQNMSQSIEVLDRRTQRDLQYVEKMENQMRGLESKFKQVEESHKQHLARQFKAIKAKMEELRPLIPVLEEYKADAKLVLQFKEEVQNLTSVLNELQEEIGAYDYEELQNRVSNLEERLRACMQKLACGKLTGISDPITIKTSGSRFGSWMTDPLAPEGENKVWYMDSYHNNRFVREYKSMADFMNTDNFTSHRLPHPWSGTGQVVYNGSIYFNKYQSHIIIRFDLKTETILKTRSLDYAGYNNMYHYAWGGHSDIDLMVDENGLWAVYATNQNAGNIVISKLDPNTLQSLQTWNTSYPKRSAGEAFIICGTLYVTNGYSGGTKVHYAYQTNASTYEYIDIPFQNKYSHISMLDYNPKDRALYAWNNGHQILYNVTLFHVIRSDEL from the exons ATGCCCTCCCTGCCGCTGGGGCTCTTGTGGCAGATGCTGGCTGAGCAGGCTGGGTTGGATAATGGAGTTCTGCTGGCGGGGACTGAGGTTTGCGCTCACGAGGAGATGGAAATGCGCACCTGGGCAGAAGCTTTTCCTGCCAGCCAG GTGCAAAACATGTCCCAGTCGATAGAGGTGTTGGACAGGAGGACTCAGAGAGACCTACAGTACGTGGAGAAGATGGAAAACCAGATGAGGGGACTGGAATCCAAATTTAAGCAAGTGGAAGAAAGCCACAAGCAGCACCTGGCAAGGCAGTTTAAG GCAATAAAAGCGAAAATGGAGGAACTTAGGCCTTTGATACCAGTGTTGGAAGAGTACAAAGCCGATGCCAAATTGGTATTGCAGTTTAAAGAGGAGGTCCAGAATCTGACGTCAGTTCTAAACGAACTCCAGGAGGAGATTGGCGCCTATGACTACGAAGAGCTTCAGAACAGAGTGTCAAATCTTGAAGAAAGGCTTCGTGCATGCATGCAAAAATTAG cctgtggGAAGCTGACGGGAATAAGTGACCCGATCACAATTAAAACCTCGGGGTCCCGCTTTGGATCGTGGATGACGGATCCTCTGGCTCCCGAGGGAGAAAACAAG GTTTGGTACATGGACAGCTACCACAACAACCGCTTCGTCCGCGAGTACAAATCCATGGCGGATTTCATGAACACCGACAACTTCACCTCCCACCGCCTGCCGCACCCGTGGTCGGGCACGGGCCAGGTGGTCTACAACGGCTCCATCTACTTCAACAAATACCAAAGCCACATCATCATCAGGTTCGACTTGAAGACGGAGACCATCCTCAAGACGCGCAGCCTGGACTACGCCGGCTACAACAACATGTACCACTACGCCTGGGGCGGCCACTCGGACATCGACCTCATGGTGGACGAGAACGGGCTCTGGGCCGTCTACGCCACCAACCAGAACGCCGGCAACATCGTCATCAGCAAGTTGGACCCCAAcaccctgcagagcctgcagaCCTGGAACACCAGCTACCCGAAACGCAGCGCCGGCGAGGCCTTCATCATCTGCGGCACCCTCTACGTCACCAACGGCTACTCGGGCGGCACCAAGGTGCACTACGCCTACCAGACCAACGCCTCCACCTACGAGTACATCGACATCCCCTTCCAGAACAAGTATTCCCACATCTCCATGTTGGACTACAACCCCAAGGATCGGGCTCTCTACGCCTGGAACAACGGGCACCAAATCCTATACAACGTCACCCTCTTCCACGTCATCCGCTCCGACGAGTTGTAG